From Methanobacterium congolense, one genomic window encodes:
- a CDS encoding helicase C-terminal domain-containing protein has translation MENGFFCEKCGMIKARCICPKNGSEGAKKSSPKNNNVSELRRLYPDVDDEIIENFPFSEPRHNQFDIISRISDAIDEGYRYIILEAGTGTGKSAIATTLARIYEPAYILTMTKQLQRQYAEEFGYPMVKGRGNFSCKDTGLVDTCDIGTCQTVPNSQNFACKFGITKSQYEEGPFAFEDAYGTPIHFRSADQCNYWRQKARAVESSITLMNYDYALLELAYVKHFGKRNLMILDEAHNIEDKLMRRMELNIYNRSLRNDIKKSIPQNMMGYDDPKDWTAFIQSIYGSYKDMGLKELPKNKADRINRTKGRLSELMSNLEAHPENWVVDTSPGSVSFKPLKVDVYANERLFQYADTCIFMSATILDHELFCKWLGIDPKEVYFLRIKSTFPVSSRPVHIKSVGPLSQRAIRRTAPKTIPILEKILEHHHREKGLIHTHNYKCQEYIINHLQDKRLMSHDSKNREQKLHEFEKSRDPLVLVSPSMSEGVDLPYEKCQFQVIYKVPFPYLGDRQIKKRKDMDPKWYAYKTVMTLIQAYGRGMRAEDDYCETYVLDGNIKMLFRNKLYKSLVPEFFNEAIERD, from the coding sequence ATGGAAAATGGCTTTTTTTGTGAGAAGTGCGGGATGATAAAGGCAAGATGCATCTGCCCTAAAAATGGGTCGGAAGGTGCAAAAAAATCATCCCCTAAAAATAACAATGTTTCAGAGCTGAGAAGGCTCTACCCTGATGTTGATGATGAAATAATTGAGAATTTCCCTTTCTCAGAACCCCGGCATAATCAGTTCGACATAATATCCAGGATAAGTGATGCCATAGATGAGGGCTACCGTTACATAATCCTTGAGGCAGGTACAGGAACAGGTAAGTCTGCAATCGCCACAACACTCGCCAGGATATACGAACCTGCATACATATTAACCATGACCAAGCAGCTCCAGCGACAGTACGCTGAGGAGTTCGGATACCCCATGGTGAAGGGCAGGGGAAACTTCAGCTGCAAGGACACCGGTCTTGTGGACACCTGCGACATTGGAACCTGTCAAACAGTGCCAAACTCCCAGAATTTTGCCTGTAAATTTGGAATAACCAAGTCACAGTACGAAGAGGGACCATTTGCATTTGAAGATGCCTACGGAACTCCGATTCACTTCAGATCAGCTGATCAGTGCAACTACTGGAGGCAGAAGGCCAGGGCAGTTGAAAGTTCAATAACCCTTATGAACTATGATTACGCCCTCCTTGAGCTTGCCTACGTTAAGCACTTCGGGAAGAGGAACCTCATGATACTCGATGAGGCCCACAACATCGAGGACAAGCTCATGCGCAGAATGGAACTGAACATCTACAACAGAAGCCTGCGTAATGATATTAAAAAGAGCATACCTCAGAACATGATGGGATACGACGATCCGAAGGACTGGACAGCTTTCATTCAGTCTATATATGGTTCTTACAAGGACATGGGACTTAAGGAACTGCCAAAGAACAAGGCCGACAGGATCAACAGGACAAAGGGCAGACTCAGCGAGCTCATGAGCAACCTTGAAGCCCATCCAGAAAACTGGGTGGTTGACACAAGCCCTGGTTCTGTTTCCTTCAAACCACTGAAGGTGGATGTCTATGCCAACGAAAGACTGTTCCAGTACGCTGATACCTGCATATTCATGAGTGCAACCATCCTGGACCATGAACTCTTCTGCAAATGGCTTGGAATAGACCCTAAAGAGGTTTACTTCCTCCGGATAAAGAGCACCTTCCCTGTGAGCTCAAGGCCAGTTCACATCAAGAGTGTTGGACCACTCTCACAGCGGGCAATAAGAAGAACAGCCCCTAAAACCATTCCAATACTTGAAAAGATACTTGAACACCATCACAGAGAGAAAGGACTTATACACACCCACAACTACAAGTGCCAGGAATACATCATCAACCACCTTCAGGACAAACGTCTCATGAGCCATGACAGTAAGAACAGGGAGCAAAAACTCCATGAATTTGAGAAAAGCAGGGATCCGCTTGTGCTCGTGAGCCCATCCATGAGTGAAGGAGTGGACCTGCCCTACGAGAAGTGCCAGTTCCAGGTGATCTATAAGGTGCCCTTCCCATACCTTGGCGACAGGCAGATAAAAAAACGAAAGGACATGGACCCTAAGTGGTACGCCTACAAAACCGTTATGACCCTTATACAGGCCTACGGTAGGGGAATGCGTGCCGAGGATGATTACTGTGAAACCTACGTGCTTGACGGCAACATAAAAATGCTCTTCAGAAATAAGCTTTACAAATCCCTCGTGCCTGAATTCTTCAATGAAGCAATTGAAAGGGATTGA
- a CDS encoding DUF11 domain-containing protein, which produces MLKYNSMHRKLILTLLTFIFGLTICGTVSSADFEQNYTLDSDFDEGSLVGLEHNSTHNQLQLSNGSHSALPYIWIPNSNEGTVSKVNTITGMEIARYRTGPQSSTNPSRTTVDLEGNCWLGNRQTGTAVKIGLLENNCYVDRNQNGVPDTCRDLDGNGVISADEILPWGSDECVLYEVILILGHEGTHTPGNYTGPYVNDNNNPGPRGIAVDSKNNVWLGTYGSKKYYHVDGKTGQIMGTVDLSSRGHTPYGAVIDQNGILWSSGAGGQNVLRLDTSNNSITTINLHHFVYGLALDRDNHLFIAGWDSSCFSRINILTGRIDWTKPCPYQSRGVAVTDDGDVWIANSAGGTVTRYSNNGDFKATITVGSTPTGVSVDNQGKVWVVDYGDEYIHRINPGNNQKDNVGNIINGAELSKRIMGGTHYGYSDMTGTVSNTITTNKGTWTVVHDSILPNSQWGLVSWTCFEPAGTRVTVRTRSSNDRTNWSNWETVQNGFYLNLTPKGRYLEIETELIRLTGYESPILYNLMVRTIRTDVKIETTLNNSNPSVGDNVRIITKLINNGPDAANNLLVHLNLPPGFIWAVNSQGYSNGSDWILGTLNPDESAYLEINGTITPEMVGKNLIYGFNETHDEYDPSPGTGSSVNIYIPLSLLEVNNAMKNGDPTLTVHNNGLDTAFNVAVPVKMPKGSKTNPNQGYYETGLWCIDSLAPGSTALFSLSFPATAPSTQINHNFNGIKSSNGVSNRNYYSQKGNIPPPNEKTVPMENTGICLNFSAIAILLVFLGSYLNLKSSNVKPNKLVVFLILLGMVLLFMGSVSATSENRTYNTTSDFKEGACNNINCSDNNLRLNNHVNPSKKYIWVPNTNQGTVSKIDVFTGQEVARYRTSPQENAFPFRTAVDDQGNCWVSNRLTGTLVKIGSYENGNYRDLNHNGAIETCHDNDGNGIITSDELLPWGSDECVLYEVVLTSETQGTYIPGGYHGSYANYANGIKALTIDSQNNLWVGSSETNKYYCIDNENGQILKVIDVSKVNHSPSYVLMDKIGILWSGGNNLLRLDPSTETMKVFDVGYPIYSMALDDENHLFLYEIYNHWLWPGTKLVRFDTTTNTVNWTKSLSYMYEGSVLVSRDGSVWVADYYNHWFYGKREGVTRYSSDGEVIARIITPSLPLGLSEDVNGKIWVLESSGEYIHRIDPEINGVDLSKRVIGGVHDALGSMTVPSNGSYDQGTWTVVHDSGVENSSWGLINWTSCETLGTRVTVKVRSSNDQNNWSQWDNVQNGVKTQLTHNGRYLEVFMCLERFNGLDSPVVYSLAVRTLKELGTDMMVNMTANKTVLDLGETVLLTIQTWNKGPKSVDVFVKYITPSNLKLLISNGPGTYDTLSGIWNVGTLPPDGTAALELVLQAVNWGSSSNVAVVSSNLQDLNPLDNMVQIDCSVTQKVVNGPLNVLTVDPPFNPEAPEVSGDESSGGTGGGSSGGSNGVSNPPVLGGGQLARDIQGVRESVGTGKLVIPEWNPEPLKTSELIEDGLKEWKSLLRDFALNVLFDVALLALPSEYLQQVGNAFLNSFKVLGDVVRYFGYGKRVDQAYVLLKQFQKIIEKPGIVNVINKWSKAMDILSPNVENLIVEKVLGKMFPKSGTEIKLLMTAISTYDFSKDPFLTVNLIIDTITFIFTKDLPDIEVIKNVLISNWF; this is translated from the coding sequence ATGTTGAAATACAATTCGATGCATAGAAAACTGATATTAACACTTTTAACATTTATCTTTGGATTAACGATCTGTGGAACTGTTTCATCTGCAGATTTTGAACAAAATTACACTCTTGATTCGGATTTCGATGAAGGTTCACTCGTGGGACTTGAACACAACAGCACCCACAACCAGCTGCAGCTTTCAAACGGCTCACACTCTGCACTTCCATACATTTGGATCCCTAACAGCAACGAAGGAACTGTTTCCAAGGTAAACACCATCACAGGCATGGAAATAGCCCGTTACAGAACAGGACCTCAAAGCTCCACAAATCCCTCCAGAACAACAGTGGATCTCGAGGGTAACTGCTGGTTAGGAAACCGTCAAACAGGTACTGCAGTAAAAATTGGCCTTTTAGAGAACAACTGTTACGTTGACAGGAACCAAAACGGTGTTCCAGACACTTGCAGGGATTTGGATGGAAACGGAGTGATAAGCGCAGATGAAATCCTGCCATGGGGTTCTGACGAATGTGTACTCTACGAAGTTATCCTTATACTTGGACATGAGGGCACCCACACCCCTGGAAACTACACTGGGCCTTACGTTAACGATAACAACAATCCGGGTCCAAGGGGAATAGCAGTTGACTCCAAAAACAATGTATGGCTGGGTACATATGGATCAAAGAAGTATTACCATGTGGATGGAAAAACGGGCCAAATAATGGGCACAGTTGATCTTTCATCCCGGGGACATACCCCCTACGGTGCAGTGATAGACCAGAACGGCATACTGTGGTCATCAGGTGCGGGCGGTCAGAACGTACTTCGCCTGGACACCAGTAACAATTCTATAACCACCATAAATCTCCATCACTTTGTCTATGGACTTGCACTTGACAGAGACAACCATCTATTCATCGCAGGCTGGGATTCATCATGTTTTTCAAGGATAAACATCCTAACAGGAAGGATCGATTGGACGAAACCATGTCCCTACCAATCCCGGGGAGTGGCGGTAACCGATGATGGAGACGTGTGGATAGCAAATTCTGCAGGAGGAACAGTTACCAGATACTCAAACAACGGAGACTTCAAAGCCACAATAACTGTTGGATCCACACCAACAGGGGTTTCAGTGGATAATCAGGGTAAAGTATGGGTGGTGGATTATGGGGATGAATACATACATCGCATAAACCCTGGCAACAACCAGAAAGACAACGTTGGAAACATAATCAACGGGGCGGAATTATCAAAGAGAATAATGGGAGGCACCCACTACGGCTACAGCGATATGACAGGAACCGTATCAAACACCATAACCACCAATAAAGGAACATGGACTGTTGTTCATGATTCCATCCTTCCAAACAGCCAGTGGGGGTTGGTTTCATGGACGTGCTTTGAACCTGCAGGAACCAGAGTAACGGTGAGAACGCGCAGTTCCAACGATAGAACAAACTGGTCAAACTGGGAAACAGTTCAAAACGGATTTTACCTTAATTTAACCCCAAAAGGCAGATATTTGGAGATAGAAACAGAATTAATAAGGCTCACAGGTTACGAATCTCCGATCCTTTACAATCTCATGGTTCGCACCATAAGAACAGATGTTAAGATAGAAACAACTTTAAACAATTCAAATCCAAGCGTTGGAGACAACGTTAGAATTATTACAAAATTAATCAACAATGGCCCGGATGCAGCCAATAACCTCCTTGTCCACCTTAATTTACCTCCTGGCTTCATCTGGGCCGTAAACAGTCAAGGTTACTCAAATGGATCTGATTGGATCTTGGGAACTTTAAATCCTGATGAAAGTGCATACCTAGAAATTAACGGTACAATAACTCCAGAAATGGTCGGTAAAAACTTAATCTATGGGTTTAATGAAACCCACGATGAATACGATCCTTCTCCGGGTACTGGATCCTCTGTGAATATCTATATTCCCTTATCTCTTTTGGAAGTGAATAATGCCATGAAAAATGGTGATCCCACTTTAACTGTCCACAACAACGGTCTCGACACGGCATTCAATGTGGCAGTGCCAGTTAAGATGCCCAAGGGATCCAAGACCAATCCAAACCAGGGTTACTATGAAACCGGGTTATGGTGCATTGATTCCCTTGCACCTGGCTCTACAGCCCTATTCAGTCTGAGTTTTCCTGCAACAGCTCCTTCAACTCAGATCAATCACAATTTTAATGGTATAAAAAGTAGTAACGGAGTTTCTAACCGGAATTATTATTCCCAAAAGGGGAACATTCCACCACCAAATGAAAAGACAGTTCCAATGGAAAATACAGGTATTTGCCTCAATTTTTCAGCTATTGCTATTTTATTAGTGTTTTTAGGTTCATACCTCAATCTAAAAAGTAGTAATGTTAAACCCAACAAATTAGTTGTTTTTTTAATACTTTTAGGAATGGTTCTTCTTTTCATGGGCTCTGTAAGTGCCACAAGCGAGAACAGAACTTACAACACAACTTCTGATTTCAAAGAGGGAGCATGTAACAATATAAACTGTTCTGATAATAATTTAAGGCTTAATAATCATGTTAACCCCTCAAAAAAATATATTTGGGTGCCTAACACCAACCAGGGGACTGTATCCAAGATCGATGTGTTCACAGGTCAGGAAGTTGCACGCTACAGAACAAGTCCACAGGAAAATGCATTTCCATTCCGTACAGCAGTGGATGATCAGGGAAACTGCTGGGTTTCCAACAGACTAACGGGCACTCTGGTTAAGATAGGATCCTACGAGAATGGAAATTATCGGGACCTTAACCACAACGGAGCAATCGAGACGTGTCATGACAATGATGGAAACGGAATAATCACGTCTGATGAACTTCTGCCATGGGGTTCGGATGAATGTGTACTTTATGAAGTCGTTTTAACCTCTGAAACCCAGGGCACATACATCCCTGGAGGTTACCATGGAAGTTATGCCAATTATGCCAACGGAATCAAGGCACTGACCATTGATTCACAAAACAATTTATGGGTGGGTAGCAGTGAAACTAACAAATATTACTGTATTGATAACGAAAATGGCCAAATATTAAAGGTAATTGATGTTTCAAAGGTTAATCACAGCCCTTCCTATGTGCTGATGGATAAAATTGGTATTTTATGGTCTGGAGGTAACAATCTGCTCCGACTGGATCCTTCCACAGAAACCATGAAGGTGTTCGATGTGGGTTACCCAATTTACAGCATGGCTTTGGACGATGAAAACCACTTATTTTTGTATGAAATATACAATCACTGGCTTTGGCCTGGAACAAAACTGGTACGATTCGATACAACTACAAACACAGTCAACTGGACCAAATCACTTTCATACATGTACGAGGGTTCTGTTCTAGTTTCCAGGGACGGCAGTGTGTGGGTTGCAGATTACTACAACCACTGGTTCTACGGTAAAAGAGAAGGAGTAACACGTTACAGCTCTGATGGAGAAGTAATTGCCAGAATAATTACTCCTTCTCTTCCTTTAGGGTTGAGTGAGGATGTCAATGGCAAAATATGGGTTTTGGAAAGTAGCGGTGAGTACATTCACCGCATAGATCCTGAGATCAACGGTGTTGACCTATCTAAACGGGTAATTGGAGGGGTTCACGATGCGCTGGGCAGCATGACGGTTCCATCTAATGGTAGCTACGATCAGGGCACTTGGACTGTTGTTCATGATTCAGGGGTTGAAAACTCCTCATGGGGACTTATAAACTGGACGAGCTGTGAAACTTTGGGTACACGGGTAACGGTTAAGGTCAGAAGCTCCAACGACCAGAACAACTGGTCGCAGTGGGATAACGTTCAAAATGGAGTTAAAACTCAGTTAACCCATAACGGCAGATATTTAGAAGTTTTCATGTGTCTTGAAAGGTTCAATGGTTTGGATTCTCCAGTTGTTTACAGTTTAGCTGTGAGAACCTTGAAGGAACTAGGCACAGACATGATGGTCAACATGACCGCGAATAAAACGGTTCTTGATCTGGGTGAAACAGTTCTCTTAACCATTCAAACATGGAACAAAGGCCCCAAAAGTGTAGATGTTTTTGTGAAGTACATTACTCCATCAAATCTGAAGCTTTTAATCAGCAACGGACCTGGAACTTATGATACGCTCTCTGGAATTTGGAATGTGGGAACATTGCCTCCTGACGGTACAGCTGCACTGGAACTTGTACTGCAGGCAGTTAATTGGGGGTCAAGTAGTAATGTTGCAGTTGTTTCATCGAATCTCCAGGATCTGAATCCTCTCGATAATATGGTACAAATTGACTGTTCTGTCACTCAAAAAGTTGTGAACGGTCCTTTGAACGTTTTAACCGTTGATCCTCCATTCAATCCAGAAGCTCCTGAAGTTTCTGGGGACGAGAGTTCTGGTGGAACTGGTGGTGGATCTTCAGGAGGTTCTAATGGGGTTTCAAATCCTCCAGTTCTGGGTGGTGGTCAGCTTGCTCGGGATATTCAGGGTGTTCGTGAGTCTGTTGGCACGGGAAAACTTGTTATTCCTGAGTGGAATCCTGAGCCTCTTAAAACTTCAGAACTAATTGAAGATGGATTGAAAGAGTGGAAATCTCTTTTGAGAGATTTTGCTTTGAATGTTCTTTTTGATGTTGCTCTCTTGGCATTACCTAGTGAGTATCTTCAACAAGTTGGAAATGCATTCTTAAACTCTTTTAAGGTTCTTGGAGATGTAGTAAGATATTTTGGATATGGAAAACGTGTAGATCAAGCGTATGTGCTGCTGAAACAATTTCAAAAAATAATTGAAAAACCTGGAATTGTAAATGTCATTAATAAATGGTCAAAGGCTATGGATATTTTATCTCCTAATGTGGAGAATTTAATTGTTGAAAAAGTTTTAGGTAAAATGTTTCCTAAATCTGGAACTGAAATTAAGCTTCTTATGACTGCAATTTCCACGTATGATTTTAGTAAAGACCCATTTTTGACAGTGAACCTCATTATAGATACTATTACTTTCATTTTCACAAAGGATCTTCCAGACATTGAAGTTATTAAAAATGTTCTTATAAGTAATTGGTTCTAA
- the cobI gene encoding precorrin-2 C(20)-methyltransferase — MKSGKLIGIGVGPGDTELLTIKADKTLKSVPVVCAPRSSSSKPSLALSIVQPVLDEREEGYEVMEPLFPMIEDKNELEGYWDHAADEMAQRLNEGMDLAFITLGDPTVYSTFSYVSSRLKAMGFEVEIVPGVTSFTGCAAASGIQLADKDEIIVIVPKVDERLAQILPHGDTFVIMKTSRHSDELERIISEDNRDKKVMSVQNCSMEDEKVFEGFASDKKYLSTTIVKFSDKN; from the coding sequence ATGAAGAGTGGAAAATTAATAGGAATAGGTGTGGGTCCTGGAGACACGGAACTCCTGACCATAAAGGCGGATAAAACATTGAAAAGTGTCCCTGTGGTCTGCGCACCAAGATCATCAAGTTCAAAGCCAAGTCTGGCACTTTCAATAGTTCAACCAGTTCTCGATGAACGTGAAGAAGGATACGAGGTAATGGAACCCCTTTTCCCAATGATAGAGGATAAAAATGAGCTTGAAGGCTACTGGGACCATGCTGCAGATGAAATGGCCCAGAGGCTCAACGAGGGTATGGATCTGGCATTCATAACCCTGGGGGATCCAACGGTCTACAGCACATTTTCGTACGTTTCAAGCAGGTTGAAGGCCATGGGATTTGAAGTGGAGATAGTGCCCGGAGTAACATCCTTCACAGGCTGTGCAGCAGCTTCAGGGATTCAACTTGCAGATAAGGATGAAATCATAGTCATAGTACCTAAAGTGGATGAACGGCTGGCCCAGATACTTCCACACGGGGACACCTTCGTTATAATGAAGACTTCAAGGCATTCTGATGAACTGGAACGGATCATATCTGAAGATAACCGTGATAAGAAAGTAATGTCCGTTCAGAACTGCAGTATGGAAGATGAGAAGGTTTTTGAAGGGTTTGCAAGTGATAAGAAGTACCTTTCTACCACAATAGTTAAGTTCAGCGACAAAAATTAA
- a CDS encoding rhodanese-like domain-containing protein, translating to MFETKIEPKNLLIRTVDPEYAFKLIKEEGSEFTIIDLRSSEEFKKGHIEGAENMDVYAPDFEEKLDEIDREKKYIIYCGTGVRGTRTMNKMEDMEFNEVYNILGGFKGWEVHELPVVE from the coding sequence ATGTTTGAAACCAAAATTGAGCCAAAAAATTTACTTATAAGAACTGTGGATCCAGAGTACGCATTTAAACTCATCAAAGAAGAAGGTTCAGAATTTACAATAATCGACCTCAGGAGTTCTGAGGAATTTAAGAAGGGACACATCGAGGGAGCAGAGAATATGGATGTTTATGCACCAGACTTTGAAGAGAAGCTGGACGAAATTGACAGGGAGAAGAAGTACATAATCTACTGCGGAACTGGGGTCAGAGGCACCAGAACCATGAATAAAATGGAAGATATGGAATTTAACGAGGTTTACAACATCCTTGGAGGATTTAAAGGTTGGGAAGTACACGAACTGCCGGTTGTTGAATAA